From a single Planococcus shenhongbingii genomic region:
- the pyc gene encoding pyruvate carboxylase: protein MKTISKILVANRGEIAIRVFRACTELKIPTVAIYSQEDSGSYHRYKADESYLVGKGKKPIDAYLDIEDIIRIAKDSGVDAIHPGYGFLSENVHFARRCEEEGIIFIGPTSQHLDMFGDKVKARDQAIAANIPVIPGTDGPVESLQEVEEFSKTAGFPLMIKASLGGGGRGMRIVRTEEELASAYERAKSEAKAAFGSDEMYVEKFVDKPKHIEVQILGDLEGNVIHLYERDCSIQRRHQKVVEIAPSNSISNELRNQICDAAVKLMKNINYINAGTVEFLVANNEFYFIEVNPRIQVEHTITEMVTGIDIVHAQIKIAQGHAVHSEEIGIPAQEDIPLNGFAIQSRVTTEDPLNDFMPDTGKLMVYRSGGGFGVRLDAGNGFQGAVITPFYDSLLVKVSTWGNTFKEAAAKMDRNLQEFRIRGIKTNIPFLENVVRHKNFINGEFDTSFIDSTPELFIFPVRKDRGTKLLTYIGNITVNGFPGIEKKKKPIHAAPRIPKVDLTAPAPSGTKQILDQHGPEGLAKWIHDQKEVLLTDTTLRDAHQSLLATRVRSHDMFAIANETARLQPDLFSMEMWGGATFDVSYRFLKEDPWQRLIKLREQVPNVLFQMLFRGANAVGYKNYPDNVIREFVRKSADAGIDVFRIFDSLNWIKGMEVAIDEVRQSGKVAEAAICYTGDILDPSRDKYTVNYYKQMAKELEASGAHILAIKDMAGLLKPEAAYRLVSELKDTVSLPIHLHTHDTSGNGIYLYAKAIEAGVDIVDTAIGTMAGLTSQPSANSLYYAMKGSNREVRTDIESIEKLSHYWEDVRKYYSDFESGMNSPHSEIYVHEMPGGQYSNLQQQAKAVGLGLRWEEVKNMYSRVNLLFGDVVKVTPSSKVVGDMALFMVQNDLDEQTVITRGQTIDFPESVIEFFEGYIGQPHGGFPEELQKVVLKGRKAITVRPGELLEPADFDEIKRTLFEKLERPVTSQEILAYALYPKVFEEYSATNQQFGNVSVLDTLTFLYGMRLGEEIEVEIEKGKTLMIKMVSIGEPQKDGHRTIYFELNGQPREVNIQDMTVEADALARPKADLKNESHIAATMPGTVLKVVAEVGAKVQRGEHLLVTEAMKMETTVQAPFNGIVKEIHVGANEGISTGDLLIEMERI, encoded by the coding sequence GTGAAAACGATTAGCAAAATTTTAGTGGCAAACCGCGGAGAAATCGCAATTCGGGTTTTCCGCGCTTGTACAGAACTGAAAATTCCGACGGTTGCAATTTATTCACAGGAAGACAGTGGTTCCTATCACCGCTATAAAGCGGATGAATCTTATCTGGTCGGCAAAGGCAAAAAGCCGATTGATGCGTATTTGGACATTGAAGACATCATACGCATTGCAAAAGATTCTGGGGTAGACGCCATTCATCCAGGTTACGGTTTTTTATCTGAAAACGTCCATTTCGCCCGTCGCTGCGAAGAAGAAGGGATTATCTTTATCGGACCCACTTCCCAGCATCTAGACATGTTCGGCGATAAAGTGAAAGCGCGGGATCAAGCCATCGCTGCTAATATCCCGGTCATTCCAGGAACTGACGGACCTGTTGAATCATTGCAGGAAGTTGAAGAATTCAGCAAAACAGCTGGTTTCCCGTTAATGATCAAAGCATCACTTGGCGGAGGCGGGCGCGGAATGCGCATTGTCAGAACAGAAGAAGAACTGGCATCTGCATATGAACGCGCAAAATCCGAAGCAAAAGCCGCTTTTGGATCAGACGAAATGTATGTTGAAAAATTTGTGGACAAACCAAAACATATTGAAGTGCAAATCCTTGGAGATTTGGAAGGAAATGTTATTCACCTTTATGAGCGGGATTGTTCGATACAGCGGCGGCACCAGAAAGTAGTGGAAATTGCGCCATCGAATTCAATCAGCAATGAACTGAGAAATCAGATTTGTGATGCGGCAGTTAAACTTATGAAAAATATAAATTACATAAATGCCGGTACTGTAGAATTCTTAGTCGCAAATAATGAGTTTTATTTTATTGAAGTCAACCCTCGGATCCAAGTTGAACATACGATCACTGAGATGGTAACAGGCATCGATATTGTCCATGCCCAAATTAAAATTGCCCAAGGACACGCTGTACATAGCGAAGAAATCGGGATTCCAGCACAAGAGGACATTCCGTTAAACGGCTTTGCCATCCAGTCACGGGTTACAACAGAAGATCCGTTAAACGATTTCATGCCAGACACAGGAAAACTTATGGTTTACCGGTCTGGAGGCGGTTTCGGAGTGCGCTTGGATGCCGGCAATGGTTTCCAGGGAGCAGTTATAACACCTTTTTATGACTCGCTTTTAGTAAAAGTTTCAACATGGGGCAATACGTTTAAAGAAGCTGCTGCAAAAATGGACCGGAATCTTCAAGAATTCCGGATTCGCGGGATCAAAACGAATATTCCATTTTTAGAGAATGTTGTCCGCCATAAAAACTTCATCAATGGCGAATTCGATACGAGCTTCATCGATTCGACACCTGAATTGTTCATTTTCCCAGTACGCAAAGACCGAGGTACAAAATTATTAACGTATATCGGAAATATAACGGTCAACGGATTCCCGGGAATTGAAAAGAAAAAGAAACCGATCCATGCAGCGCCGAGAATACCGAAAGTGGATTTGACGGCTCCAGCACCAAGCGGGACGAAACAAATTTTGGATCAGCACGGCCCAGAAGGTCTGGCTAAATGGATCCATGACCAAAAAGAAGTATTGTTGACTGATACTACTCTTCGCGATGCCCATCAGTCTTTATTGGCAACACGCGTTCGTTCACATGATATGTTCGCCATTGCAAATGAGACTGCCCGTCTTCAGCCGGATTTGTTCTCTATGGAAATGTGGGGCGGCGCAACTTTCGACGTATCCTACCGTTTCTTAAAAGAAGATCCTTGGCAGCGGTTAATCAAGCTTCGTGAACAAGTTCCAAATGTTTTGTTCCAGATGCTTTTCCGCGGCGCTAATGCTGTCGGCTATAAGAATTACCCGGACAATGTCATCCGTGAATTTGTCCGTAAATCAGCGGACGCTGGAATTGATGTATTCCGGATTTTCGACAGTTTAAACTGGATCAAAGGCATGGAAGTGGCAATAGATGAAGTCCGCCAGAGCGGAAAAGTGGCAGAGGCCGCTATTTGTTATACGGGGGATATTTTAGATCCGAGCCGGGATAAATACACGGTTAATTACTATAAGCAAATGGCAAAAGAATTAGAGGCTTCAGGAGCCCATATTCTAGCGATTAAAGACATGGCCGGATTATTGAAGCCCGAAGCTGCATACCGGTTAGTTTCAGAGTTAAAAGATACAGTATCACTTCCTATTCACCTTCATACCCATGATACGAGCGGCAATGGCATTTACTTGTATGCTAAGGCCATTGAGGCAGGCGTAGACATCGTGGACACAGCTATTGGGACGATGGCGGGATTAACTTCTCAGCCGAGTGCTAACTCCCTGTATTACGCAATGAAAGGCAGCAACCGGGAAGTTAGAACGGATATCGAGTCTATTGAAAAATTGTCTCACTATTGGGAAGATGTCCGCAAATACTACAGCGATTTCGAAAGTGGCATGAACAGTCCGCATTCCGAAATTTATGTCCATGAGATGCCGGGTGGCCAGTACAGCAACTTGCAGCAGCAAGCAAAAGCAGTGGGCTTAGGCTTGCGCTGGGAAGAAGTGAAAAATATGTACTCCCGAGTCAACTTATTGTTTGGAGACGTCGTGAAAGTAACGCCTTCATCCAAAGTTGTAGGAGACATGGCTTTGTTCATGGTGCAAAATGATTTGGACGAGCAAACCGTCATTACGCGTGGGCAAACTATTGACTTCCCAGAATCAGTGATCGAATTCTTTGAAGGATATATTGGACAACCACACGGCGGATTCCCTGAAGAACTTCAAAAAGTAGTGTTAAAAGGACGCAAAGCAATTACTGTTCGACCTGGTGAACTGTTAGAACCAGCCGACTTTGATGAAATCAAGAGAACTTTGTTTGAGAAATTGGAACGCCCAGTAACAAGCCAGGAAATTTTAGCATATGCGCTTTATCCAAAAGTATTTGAAGAGTACTCCGCTACCAATCAGCAGTTCGGCAATGTATCAGTTCTAGATACTTTGACATTCCTATATGGAATGAGGCTCGGTGAAGAAATAGAAGTGGAAATAGAAAAAGGAAAAACGCTGATGATTAAAATGGTGTCGATCGGAGAGCCTCAGAAGGATGGCCATCGAACAATTTACTTTGAGCTGAATGGCCAGCCGCGTGAAGTGAATATCCAGGACATGACCGTTGAAGCGGATGCTTTGGCAAGACCGAAAGCAGATTTGAAAAACGAATCGCATATTGCTGCAACTATGCCGGGAACTGTGCTGAAAGTAGTAGCCGAAGTGGGTGCTAAAGTACAGCGCGGAGAACATTTATTAGTTACAGAAGCGATGAAAATGGAAACGACAGTGCAAGCGCCGTTTAATGGCATCGTCAAAGAAATACATGTAGGTGCCAATGAAGGAATATCCACTGGAGACCTCTTGATAGAAATGGAAAGAATATAA
- a CDS encoding FtsW/RodA/SpoVE family cell cycle protein, which translates to MKQYIKRYVKHFDYPLFFVYIALAVFGLVMIYSASMAWSVNYYDDEPDRFYIQQLINLSLAFPAFAIAAVFPYKHFGKKWMMMTVLAVVFLGLLLVHLIGYEAGGARSWIDIGFVNIQPSEVAKVGIIFYLAGVFSNKYKKGNINKLNESIAPPVIILTLVLLSVFFEPDLGSMMIIGAVGLSVMAASGISFKFFAKMAGWVIAACAVFIVPIMLFASDMIFTEKRLGRLDAFFNPFSDELGFGLQIVNGYLAIGSGGLSGLGLGQSIQKLGYLPEPHTDFIMSVIAEELGVLGVLFVLGGLAFIVLRGLSIAMTTKDPLARMLATGVSSMIGIQSFVNLGGLSGIIPLTGVTLPFISYGGTSVILLSLAMGVLMNVSMFHKFEKSKK; encoded by the coding sequence ATGAAACAGTACATTAAAAGATACGTTAAGCACTTTGATTATCCCTTATTTTTTGTTTATATCGCTTTAGCAGTGTTCGGCTTGGTTATGATTTACAGTGCGAGCATGGCTTGGTCAGTAAATTACTACGACGATGAACCTGACCGTTTTTACATACAGCAATTGATCAATTTATCTTTGGCATTTCCAGCGTTTGCAATTGCAGCTGTTTTCCCTTACAAACATTTCGGCAAGAAATGGATGATGATGACCGTGCTGGCTGTTGTCTTTTTGGGTCTGCTGCTAGTCCACCTGATTGGATACGAAGCAGGTGGTGCCAGAAGCTGGATTGATATTGGCTTTGTCAATATACAGCCATCAGAAGTCGCTAAAGTTGGAATTATATTCTATTTAGCCGGTGTCTTCTCCAATAAATATAAAAAAGGCAATATCAATAAATTAAATGAATCCATTGCGCCGCCTGTTATTATCCTGACTTTAGTTCTGCTTTCCGTATTCTTCGAACCGGATTTAGGGTCGATGATGATTATTGGCGCTGTTGGCTTGTCAGTCATGGCGGCAAGCGGCATCAGCTTTAAGTTTTTCGCCAAGATGGCCGGCTGGGTCATAGCCGCTTGTGCTGTTTTTATAGTTCCGATCATGCTTTTTGCATCGGATATGATTTTTACCGAAAAGCGCCTAGGGCGTCTGGATGCCTTTTTTAACCCTTTTTCGGATGAACTGGGATTCGGGCTGCAAATTGTCAATGGCTACCTTGCAATCGGCTCCGGTGGCCTCAGCGGGTTAGGTCTTGGGCAATCGATTCAAAAACTGGGTTATCTTCCAGAACCGCACACAGATTTCATCATGTCTGTTATAGCGGAAGAACTGGGTGTATTGGGCGTGCTCTTTGTTCTTGGAGGGTTAGCTTTCATCGTATTGCGTGGTCTTTCGATTGCGATGACTACAAAAGATCCTCTAGCCCGTATGCTTGCTACAGGTGTTTCAAGCATGATCGGGATACAATCTTTCGTGAATTTAGGGGGACTGAGTGGAATTATTCCGCTAACAGGAGTTACATTGCCATTTATAAGCTATGGCGGAACGTCAGTAATTTTGTTATCGTTAGCTATGGGAGTATTGATGAATGTTTCCATGTTCCACAAATTCGAAAAATCTAAAAAGTAA